In the genome of Pseudomonas sp. HS6, one region contains:
- the glgA gene encoding glycogen synthase GlgA has translation MISAALDIQGERAHQPVGESSTVSVPGSRSINVPGTKTLTPVASQNPNKKKVLFVTSEIADLVKTGGLGDVSAALPRAMAHLHDVRVLIPGYPQVMNSENPIHIIGELGGHAALPPCKIGRMDMPDGLVIYVLICPELYARDGGPYGANNGRDWPDNHIRFARLGLAAADIAANLAQIHWCPDLVHAHDWPAGLAPAYMHWRGQRTPTLFTIHNLAYQGVTSLGSCPELGIPAHALQQEGMEFYGKMSFLKAGMAYSSHITTVSATYAQEITTPDFGCGLDGFLAAKTQQGLLSGIPNGIDESWDAATDPHLFAPFAIGDWEGKAINAAHVRELFGLKDSEGPLFAVVSRLVYQKGLDLTEAVSEYIVQNGGQIAIIGRGEPEEEQAMRELALRFPGQIGVRIGFNETDARRMFAGSDFLLMPSRYEPCGLSQMYAQRFGSLPVARNTGGLADTIENGVTGFLFNESTADSYREALSRAFKVFAFPDLLHAMRCRAMAAPFNWCKAVEPYAELYEQLVAKALGKTHHK, from the coding sequence ATGATCAGTGCGGCATTGGATATTCAGGGAGAGCGTGCTCATCAGCCGGTCGGCGAGTCGAGCACCGTGAGCGTTCCCGGCAGCCGGTCGATCAACGTCCCGGGCACCAAGACGCTGACACCGGTAGCCAGTCAGAACCCCAACAAGAAGAAAGTGTTGTTCGTGACCTCGGAAATCGCCGATCTCGTGAAGACCGGCGGTCTTGGTGACGTTTCTGCCGCCCTGCCCCGCGCGATGGCGCATCTGCATGACGTCCGGGTGCTGATCCCCGGTTACCCGCAAGTGATGAACAGTGAGAATCCGATCCACATCATCGGTGAACTGGGTGGCCACGCCGCGCTGCCACCCTGCAAGATCGGGCGCATGGACATGCCTGACGGTCTGGTCATTTATGTGTTGATCTGCCCTGAACTCTACGCTCGCGACGGCGGCCCTTACGGCGCCAACAATGGTCGTGACTGGCCGGACAACCACATCCGCTTCGCCCGTCTGGGGCTGGCTGCCGCCGATATCGCCGCCAACCTCGCACAAATCCACTGGTGCCCGGATCTGGTGCACGCCCACGACTGGCCGGCCGGGCTGGCGCCCGCTTACATGCACTGGCGCGGGCAACGCACGCCGACCCTGTTCACCATTCATAACCTCGCCTATCAGGGCGTGACCAGCCTCGGCTCATGCCCGGAACTCGGGATTCCCGCCCATGCCCTGCAACAGGAAGGCATGGAGTTCTACGGCAAGATGTCGTTCCTCAAGGCCGGCATGGCCTATTCGAGCCACATCACCACGGTCAGCGCCACGTACGCGCAGGAAATCACCACCCCTGATTTCGGCTGCGGCCTCGATGGCTTTCTCGCCGCGAAGACCCAGCAAGGCTTGCTCAGTGGCATCCCCAACGGTATCGACGAGAGCTGGGACGCCGCCACCGATCCGCACCTGTTTGCGCCGTTTGCCATCGGCGACTGGGAAGGCAAGGCAATCAACGCTGCCCACGTGCGCGAACTGTTCGGTCTGAAAGACTCCGAAGGCCCGCTGTTTGCCGTGGTGTCGCGGCTGGTTTATCAAAAAGGCCTGGATCTGACCGAAGCCGTCTCCGAGTACATCGTTCAGAACGGCGGCCAGATCGCCATCATCGGTCGCGGCGAGCCGGAAGAAGAACAGGCCATGCGCGAACTGGCCCTGCGTTTCCCCGGCCAGATCGGCGTGCGCATCGGCTTCAATGAAACCGACGCCCGGCGGATGTTCGCCGGCAGCGATTTCCTGCTGATGCCTTCGCGTTACGAACCTTGCGGCTTGAGCCAGATGTACGCCCAGCGTTTCGGCTCATTGCCGGTGGCGCGCAATACCGGCGGACTGGCCGACACCATTGAAAACGGCGTCACCGGGTTCCTGTTCAACGAATCGACGGCCGACAGCTACCGCGAGGCCCTGAGCCGCGCGTTCAAGGTATTTGCCTTCCCGGACCTGCTTCATGCCATGCGCTGCCGGGCGATGGCGGCTCCGTTCAACTGGTGCAAAGCGGTAGAACCCTACGCCGAACTTTACGAACAACTGGTGGCCAAGGCCTTGGGTAAAACGCACCACAAGTAA
- a CDS encoding malto-oligosyltrehalose synthase, with product MSALPDQTLRATVRLQFHKGFTLDQAVPLVAYFARLGISHVYASPLLAARAGSMHGYDVVDPTRVNPELGGEPALRRLVAALREHGMGLILDIVSNHMAVGGGDNPWWLDLLEWGRLSPYGEFFDIQWHSPDPLMEGQLLLPFLGSDYGIALQDATLPLVFNAESGTFHVEHYEHHFPICPGDYGELLKTDEPANEALKSLADRFSSLSYQTDARSLAIPLKEELRQLASDPHILQTIQRNLTHYDSKADEGFQRLHQLLERQSYRLASWRTAADDINWRRFFDINELGGLRVERPAVFEATHGKIFQLIGEGLIDGLRIDHIDGLADPRGYCRKLRRRLDFLAPGRHLPIYVEKILGDGETLRTDWAVDGSTGYEFMNQLSLLQHDPAGEHVLGDLWQRRTERPAAFIEEARLARQQILNGSLASDCESVAQALLQVARDDLMTRDLTLGSIRRVLQALIVHFPVYRTYISAMGRSEQDEVFFQHAMEGARQTLSEGEWPVLDSVAAWLGGEPWRRKPRGRSRKILRHACVRFQQLTSPAAAKAVEDTALYRSAVLLSRNDVGYNTEQFSAPVSDFHAANLQRLTTFPDNLLATATHDHKRGEDTRARLAVLSERSHWYAEQIELWRALARPLRNDDQMPSPADELILYQALLGSWPLELHNDDQDGFADYAKRIWQWQQKALREAKLQSSWSAPNEAYENATQSFTEQLLLAPEGELLRGALAKSVNSIAAAGALNSLAQTLLHMTVPGVPDLYQGNEFWDFSLVDPDNRRPVDYDLREQSVKPAPASELLSNWRDGRIKQALIAQVLNLRAEHTELFRRGSYQALEVLGSQAHNVLAFAREHGGQRAIVIVPIRCATLLENGAVPQVDALRWGDTRVELPFAASDEHLKGLFSSTAVTKNRELEVSAALGDFPVNLFIQHF from the coding sequence ATGAGTGCATTGCCAGACCAGACACTTCGGGCCACGGTGCGCCTGCAATTTCATAAAGGTTTCACCCTCGATCAGGCGGTGCCGCTGGTGGCGTATTTTGCCCGGCTCGGCATCAGCCATGTTTATGCCTCGCCGTTGCTCGCCGCCCGCGCCGGGTCCATGCACGGCTACGATGTGGTCGACCCGACGCGGGTCAACCCTGAACTCGGCGGCGAACCGGCGCTGCGCCGGCTGGTCGCGGCTCTGCGTGAGCACGGTATGGGACTGATCCTCGATATCGTTTCCAACCATATGGCGGTCGGCGGCGGTGACAACCCGTGGTGGCTGGACTTGCTGGAATGGGGCCGGCTCAGTCCCTATGGCGAGTTCTTCGACATTCAATGGCACTCGCCCGACCCTTTGATGGAAGGCCAATTGTTGCTGCCCTTCCTCGGCAGCGATTACGGCATTGCGCTACAGGACGCGACCCTGCCGCTGGTGTTCAACGCCGAAAGCGGCACCTTCCACGTCGAGCATTACGAACATCACTTCCCGATCTGCCCTGGCGATTACGGCGAACTGCTGAAAACAGACGAACCGGCGAACGAGGCGCTCAAGTCACTGGCCGATCGCTTCAGCAGCCTCAGCTACCAGACCGACGCCCGCTCGCTGGCGATCCCGCTCAAGGAAGAACTGCGGCAACTGGCCAGCGACCCGCACATCCTGCAAACCATCCAGCGCAACTTGACGCACTACGACTCAAAGGCCGATGAAGGTTTCCAGCGGCTGCATCAACTGCTTGAGCGGCAAAGCTATCGCTTGGCCAGTTGGCGTACCGCCGCCGATGACATCAACTGGCGACGCTTCTTCGACATCAATGAACTCGGTGGCTTGCGCGTCGAACGTCCCGCCGTGTTCGAAGCGACCCACGGCAAGATTTTCCAATTGATCGGTGAAGGCCTGATCGACGGTCTGCGCATCGACCACATCGACGGTCTCGCTGATCCACGGGGTTATTGCCGCAAGCTACGTCGACGTCTCGACTTTTTAGCGCCGGGGCGGCACTTGCCAATCTACGTCGAGAAAATTCTCGGCGACGGCGAAACCCTGCGCACCGACTGGGCAGTCGATGGCAGCACCGGTTACGAGTTCATGAATCAACTGTCGCTGCTGCAACACGACCCGGCCGGTGAACACGTGCTCGGGGACTTGTGGCAACGCCGTACCGAGCGCCCTGCCGCGTTTATCGAAGAGGCGCGACTGGCGCGTCAGCAGATTCTCAACGGTTCCCTGGCCAGCGATTGCGAAAGCGTTGCCCAGGCGCTGTTGCAAGTGGCCCGGGACGATTTGATGACCCGCGACCTCACACTCGGCTCCATCCGCCGGGTGTTGCAGGCGTTGATCGTGCACTTCCCTGTTTATCGCACCTACATCAGCGCAATGGGCCGTTCAGAGCAGGACGAGGTGTTTTTCCAGCACGCCATGGAGGGTGCACGCCAGACGTTGAGCGAAGGCGAATGGCCGGTGCTCGATTCCGTGGCAGCCTGGCTCGGTGGCGAGCCGTGGCGTCGCAAACCTCGTGGGCGCTCGCGCAAGATCCTGCGCCATGCCTGCGTACGCTTTCAGCAACTCACCTCGCCCGCTGCCGCCAAAGCCGTGGAAGACACCGCGCTGTACCGCTCGGCGGTGCTGCTGTCGCGCAATGACGTGGGCTACAACACCGAACAGTTCAGCGCCCCGGTCAGCGATTTTCACGCGGCAAACCTGCAACGTCTGACGACATTCCCCGACAACTTGCTGGCCACTGCCACCCACGACCACAAGCGCGGCGAAGACACCCGCGCCCGCTTGGCCGTGCTCAGCGAACGCAGCCACTGGTACGCCGAACAGATCGAATTGTGGCGTGCCCTCGCCCGGCCGCTGCGCAATGACGATCAGATGCCGTCGCCCGCCGACGAGTTGATCCTTTATCAGGCGTTGCTCGGCAGTTGGCCGCTGGAACTGCACAACGACGATCAGGATGGATTCGCCGACTACGCCAAGCGCATCTGGCAGTGGCAGCAAAAAGCCCTGCGCGAAGCCAAGCTGCAAAGCAGCTGGAGTGCGCCGAATGAGGCCTACGAAAACGCCACACAATCATTCACCGAGCAATTGTTGTTGGCTCCCGAAGGTGAACTGTTGCGCGGGGCGCTCGCCAAGAGCGTCAACAGCATCGCCGCTGCCGGCGCCCTCAACAGTCTGGCGCAAACCTTGCTGCACATGACGGTGCCGGGGGTGCCGGATCTGTATCAGGGCAATGAGTTCTGGGATTTCAGTCTGGTGGATCCGGACAACCGTCGACCGGTGGACTACGACTTGCGTGAGCAATCCGTGAAACCCGCGCCGGCATCGGAGCTGCTGTCGAACTGGCGCGACGGGCGAATCAAACAAGCGTTGATCGCCCAGGTGCTGAACCTGCGCGCCGAACACACCGAGTTGTTTCGCCGAGGCTCGTACCAGGCCCTCGAGGTGCTGGGCAGCCAGGCGCACAACGTGCTCGCGTTTGCCCGTGAGCACGGGGGGCAACGGGCAATCGTCATCGTGCCGATCCGTTGCGCAACACTGCTGGAAAACGGTGCCGTCCCTCAGGTCGATGCGCTGCGCTGGGGCGATACGCGGGTCGAATTACCGTTCGCCGCCTCGGACGAACATCTGAAGGGACTTTTTTCGAGCACCGCAGTCACAAAAAACAGGGAGCTGGAGGTCAGCGCCGCGCTGGGGGATTTCCCGGTCAATCTGTTTATCCAACACTTCTAG
- the malQ gene encoding 4-alpha-glucanotransferase has protein sequence MSDAQLEILASRAGLAVDWIDANGRPQKVAPAVLRNVLTGLGHPAGSAQEIDASLLELQQVQQDRQLPPLLTADVGVGLDLARYFEAESPCEIHLEDGTRLSLKLDADAVLPGEIPVGYQQVHIADQHFILAVAPERCYSVGDAVDSPIPRAWGLSVQLYSLRRPGDGGFGDTQALEELARSAGERGADALAISPLHAMFSADTGRYSPYSPSSRLFLNSLYAAPGTILGERALRDAIDAAGLADQFEQLENLKLIDWPSAADAKQKLLQALYEGFSRGEHPLQADFSSYRDAGGEALENHCRFEAIQEMRAARGENLDWREWPEHWHDPRGAALGAFAEEYAERIGYFAFCQWLIHRCLERAQSAARSAGMGIGLIADLAVGADGAGSQAWSFQDELLASLTVGAPPDILNRSGQGWGISAFSPEGLVRNGFRAFIDMLRANFAHAGGLRIDHVMGLQRLWVIPNGAVPADGAYLYYPVDDLLRLLTLESHRHQAIVLGEDLGTVPDGLREKLIARAMLGMRVLLFEQDNTHFKPILDWPDNALATTSTHDLPTLNGWWHGRDIDWNARLGLIDANGEIDWRRYREREREGLRGALSQDPQNFREESHEADQVVDASVRFLGHTRAPLVLLPLEDALGLDEQANLPGTIDTHPNWSRRLPGTSETLLDGVDAARRLELLACARLQAAERDR, from the coding sequence ATGAGCGATGCGCAACTGGAAATTCTCGCCAGCCGAGCCGGCCTCGCGGTCGACTGGATCGACGCCAATGGCCGCCCGCAAAAGGTCGCGCCGGCCGTGCTGCGCAATGTCCTCACCGGGCTCGGCCACCCGGCCGGTTCAGCCCAGGAGATCGACGCCAGCCTGCTGGAACTACAACAAGTGCAACAGGACCGCCAACTGCCGCCACTGCTGACCGCCGATGTCGGGGTGGGTCTGGATCTGGCGCGTTATTTTGAAGCCGAAAGCCCCTGTGAGATTCATCTTGAGGACGGCACGCGGCTGTCGCTCAAGCTCGACGCCGATGCGGTGTTGCCTGGCGAGATCCCGGTCGGGTATCAGCAAGTGCACATCGCCGATCAACATTTCATCCTGGCCGTGGCGCCCGAGCGCTGCTACAGCGTGGGCGATGCCGTGGACAGTCCGATCCCCCGCGCCTGGGGCCTGAGCGTGCAGCTTTACAGCCTGCGTCGCCCCGGAGACGGTGGGTTCGGCGACACCCAGGCCTTGGAAGAACTGGCCCGCAGCGCCGGCGAACGCGGTGCCGACGCCTTGGCGATCAGCCCGCTGCATGCGATGTTCAGCGCCGATACCGGGCGCTACAGCCCGTATTCGCCTTCCAGCCGCCTGTTTCTCAATTCGCTGTATGCCGCGCCGGGAACCATTCTCGGCGAGCGCGCCCTGCGTGATGCCATTGACGCCGCCGGGCTGGCAGATCAATTCGAGCAACTGGAAAACCTGAAACTGATCGACTGGCCAAGCGCCGCTGACGCCAAGCAAAAACTCCTGCAAGCACTGTACGAAGGCTTCAGCCGGGGCGAGCACCCGTTGCAGGCGGATTTCTCCAGCTATCGCGATGCGGGTGGCGAAGCGCTGGAAAACCACTGCCGCTTCGAAGCCATCCAGGAAATGCGCGCCGCCCGAGGCGAAAACCTCGACTGGCGCGAATGGCCGGAGCACTGGCACGACCCGCGTGGCGCCGCCCTCGGTGCATTTGCCGAGGAGTACGCCGAACGCATCGGCTACTTCGCGTTTTGCCAATGGCTGATCCACCGGTGTCTGGAGCGCGCACAAAGTGCCGCCCGCAGCGCCGGCATGGGCATCGGTCTGATCGCGGATCTGGCGGTAGGTGCCGATGGCGCCGGCAGTCAGGCCTGGAGTTTTCAGGACGAATTGCTGGCGTCGCTGACCGTCGGCGCGCCACCGGACATCCTCAATCGGTCCGGCCAGGGCTGGGGCATCTCCGCGTTCTCCCCTGAAGGTCTGGTGCGCAACGGCTTTCGTGCGTTTATCGACATGCTGCGCGCCAACTTCGCCCACGCTGGCGGCCTGCGCATCGACCATGTCATGGGCCTGCAACGGCTGTGGGTAATTCCCAACGGCGCGGTGCCGGCGGACGGCGCCTACCTGTATTACCCGGTCGATGACCTGCTGCGTCTGTTGACCCTTGAATCCCACCGCCATCAGGCGATTGTGCTGGGCGAAGACCTCGGCACCGTGCCCGACGGTCTACGGGAAAAACTGATCGCCCGCGCCATGCTCGGCATGCGCGTGCTGTTGTTCGAACAGGACAACACCCATTTCAAACCGATCCTCGACTGGCCGGACAACGCGCTGGCCACCACCAGTACCCACGATTTGCCGACGCTCAACGGCTGGTGGCATGGCCGGGACATCGACTGGAATGCACGACTCGGGCTGATCGACGCCAACGGCGAAATCGACTGGCGCCGTTACCGCGAACGCGAACGCGAAGGTCTGCGCGGTGCCTTGAGCCAGGACCCGCAGAACTTTCGCGAAGAGTCCCACGAGGCCGATCAGGTGGTCGACGCCAGTGTCCGTTTCCTCGGCCACACCCGCGCGCCGCTGGTGCTTTTGCCGCTGGAAGACGCACTGGGGCTGGACGAACAAGCCAATCTGCCCGGCACTATCGACACCCACCCGAACTGGTCGCGGCGCCTGCCCGGCACCAGCGAAACCCTGCTCGATGGCGTCGACGCCGCACGGCGTCTGGAATTGCTTGCCTGTGCCCGCCTTCAGGCCGCCGAGCGTGACCGATGA
- the treZ gene encoding malto-oligosyltrehalose trehalohydrolase: protein MPLRSQEIWPHGAIMLDADHTQFALWAPDAFYVSVELDNGQSLPMLPQGDGWFVIKTRCPAGSRYRFNIDGELEVPDPASRAQDGDLDRHSVVVDPHAYAWRNTIWHGRPWNEAVIYELHVGALGGFAEVEQHLARLAELGITAIELMPIAQFPGERNWGYDGVLHFAPQASYGTPEQLKHLIDSAHGHGLAVILDVVYNHFGPDGNYLHRYAKGFFREDKHTPWGAAIDFRRQEVRDFFIENALMWLLEYRFDGLRLDAVHAIESPDFLPELAQRVRSQIDPARHVWLTIENELNQSSLLEENYDAQWNDDGHNALHVLLTGETDAYYADYALQPTRQLARCLSQGFVFQGHITRHGEPRGEPSEHLPSTAFILFLQNHDQIGNRAFGERLHQLADPRAVEAATVLLLLSPMIPLMFMGDEYAAEQPFLFFTSHHDELAKQVREGRRNEFAGFSAFTDPHKREQIPDPNAEQTFQASQPRLIGSGTPKQQATLALYRQLLQLRHQYIIPNLSGTQALGATLLDRGAVSARWRLGDGSELRIDLNLSDKPVVNPPQADAVWRLQHPPNADLTKEGQLAPYCALVSLTAATPLPPLDGERL from the coding sequence ATGCCGTTACGGTCCCAAGAAATCTGGCCCCACGGCGCGATCATGCTGGATGCCGACCACACGCAATTCGCGTTGTGGGCCCCGGATGCGTTTTACGTCAGCGTCGAGTTGGACAACGGCCAGTCCCTGCCGATGCTGCCGCAAGGCGATGGCTGGTTTGTCATCAAGACCCGCTGCCCCGCCGGCAGCCGCTACCGTTTCAATATCGATGGCGAACTGGAGGTGCCTGACCCGGCCTCCAGGGCGCAGGACGGTGACCTCGACCGCCACAGCGTGGTGGTCGATCCGCACGCCTATGCCTGGCGGAATACGATCTGGCACGGTCGGCCGTGGAATGAAGCGGTGATCTACGAATTGCATGTTGGTGCGCTCGGTGGTTTCGCCGAAGTCGAGCAGCATCTGGCGCGCCTGGCCGAACTCGGCATTACCGCCATCGAGCTGATGCCGATCGCGCAGTTCCCCGGTGAGCGCAACTGGGGCTACGACGGCGTGCTGCACTTCGCGCCGCAGGCTTCCTATGGCACACCGGAACAGCTCAAACACCTGATCGACAGTGCCCACGGTCATGGCCTGGCGGTGATTCTGGACGTGGTCTACAACCACTTCGGCCCCGACGGCAATTACCTGCATCGCTACGCCAAGGGTTTCTTTCGCGAAGACAAACACACCCCGTGGGGCGCGGCCATCGATTTCCGCCGCCAGGAAGTGCGGGACTTTTTCATCGAAAATGCCTTGATGTGGCTGCTCGAGTACCGTTTCGACGGACTGCGTCTGGATGCGGTGCATGCGATCGAAAGTCCCGACTTTCTGCCTGAACTGGCGCAACGCGTACGCAGCCAGATCGACCCGGCCCGTCATGTGTGGCTGACCATCGAAAACGAGCTCAACCAATCGAGCCTGCTGGAGGAAAACTACGACGCGCAGTGGAATGACGACGGCCACAACGCGCTGCATGTGCTGCTGACCGGTGAGACCGACGCCTATTACGCGGACTACGCGCTGCAACCCACTCGCCAATTGGCGCGCTGCCTGAGTCAGGGCTTCGTGTTTCAAGGCCACATCACCCGGCATGGCGAACCCCGTGGCGAGCCCAGCGAGCATTTGCCGTCCACCGCTTTCATCCTGTTCCTGCAAAACCACGATCAGATCGGCAACCGCGCCTTCGGCGAGCGGCTACACCAATTGGCCGACCCGCGCGCCGTGGAAGCTGCGACCGTACTGCTGCTGCTGTCACCGATGATTCCGCTGATGTTCATGGGCGATGAATACGCCGCCGAGCAACCGTTCCTGTTTTTCACCAGCCACCATGACGAACTGGCGAAGCAGGTGCGCGAAGGCCGGCGCAACGAGTTCGCGGGGTTCAGCGCCTTCACCGATCCGCACAAGCGCGAGCAGATTCCAGACCCCAACGCCGAACAGACCTTCCAAGCCTCGCAACCCCGCCTGATCGGCAGCGGCACACCGAAACAGCAGGCAACACTGGCGCTGTACCGCCAACTGCTGCAATTGCGACATCAATACATCATTCCAAACCTGTCCGGCACCCAGGCCCTCGGTGCCACGTTGCTTGACCGTGGCGCCGTCAGCGCGCGCTGGCGACTGGGCGATGGCAGCGAGCTGCGAATCGACCTGAACCTCAGCGACAAGCCCGTGGTCAACCCTCCACAGGCCGATGCGGTGTGGCGCTTGCAACACCCGCCCAACGCCGACCTGACGAAGGAGGGCCAATTGGCCCCGTATTGCGCGCTTGTCAGCCTCACGGCCGCAACCCCTTTGCCACCCCTGGATGGAGAGCGCCTATGA
- a CDS encoding DUF2934 domain-containing protein, with protein sequence MSTDDKRIREFAYQIWESEGKPEGEEARHWEMARKLAEAEALAPNKSPKSGAGKAPATKASDPKAAAKPKATTAKAKPASAAKVIPPGEKPAEKKPRAPRKPPAA encoded by the coding sequence ATGAGTACCGACGATAAACGCATTCGCGAATTCGCCTATCAGATCTGGGAATCGGAAGGTAAACCCGAAGGTGAAGAGGCACGCCACTGGGAGATGGCGCGCAAACTGGCCGAGGCCGAAGCTTTGGCACCGAATAAATCACCGAAGTCTGGCGCTGGCAAAGCACCGGCCACCAAGGCCTCTGACCCCAAGGCTGCTGCCAAGCCCAAAGCCACGACGGCCAAAGCCAAACCGGCGAGCGCTGCGAAAGTGATTCCACCTGGCGAAAAACCTGCCGAGAAAAAGCCCCGCGCACCCCGCAAGCCCCCGGCGGCCTGA
- the glgX gene encoding glycogen debranching protein GlgX, translating to MTRPKKAEPAAHAEPSRIREGLPFPLGATWDGLGVNFALFSANATRVELCIFDDAGEVELERIELPEYTDEIFHGYLPDAHPGLIYGYRVYGPYDPANGHRFNHNKLLIDPYAKQLVGQLKWSEALFGYTIGHPDADLSFDERDSAPFVPKCKVIDPAHTWGNDHRVSVPWDKTIIYETHVRGISMRHPGVPDNVRGTFAGLMVDDVLEHIRKLGVSTVELLPIHAFVNDQHLLHKGMTNYWGYNSIAFFAPDPRYLASGKIAEFKEMVAHLHEANLEVILDVVYNHTAEGNEQGPTLSMRGIDNASYYRLMPDDKRFYINDSGTGNTLDLSHPCVLQMVTDSLRYWASEMHVDGFRFDLATILGRYHDGFDERHSFLVACRQDPVLRQVKMIAEPWDCGPGGYQVGNFPPGWVEWNDKFRDTVRAFWKGDDGQVADFASRMTASGEMFNQRGRRPYSSVNFITAHDGFTLNDLVSYNDKHNEANDENNQDGSNNNLSWNHGVEGPTDDPEINALRHRQMRNFFATLLLAQGTPMLVAGDEFARTQDGNNNAYCQDSEIGWVNWDLSEDGKALLKFVKRLIKLRLTYPILRRGRFLVGEYNEDIGVKDVTWLAPDATEMTTEHWHDAHNRCLGMLLDGRAQETGIRRKGADATLLLVVNAHHDIVNFTLPEVPEGSFWTCMVDTNQPSIRGQERFDFGHEYSVTGRSLLLFELQREEED from the coding sequence ATGACCCGTCCAAAGAAAGCCGAGCCCGCCGCACACGCCGAGCCTTCGCGAATTCGTGAAGGCCTGCCCTTCCCGCTCGGCGCGACCTGGGATGGTCTGGGGGTGAACTTTGCGCTGTTTTCCGCCAACGCCACCCGCGTCGAACTGTGCATTTTCGACGATGCCGGCGAAGTCGAGCTCGAACGCATCGAACTGCCGGAATATACCGACGAGATTTTCCACGGCTACCTGCCCGATGCGCACCCCGGTCTGATCTATGGCTACCGGGTCTACGGCCCTTACGATCCGGCCAACGGCCACCGCTTCAACCACAATAAATTGCTGATCGACCCCTACGCCAAGCAACTGGTTGGCCAGTTGAAATGGTCCGAAGCACTGTTCGGCTACACCATCGGCCACCCGGATGCCGACCTCAGCTTCGACGAGCGCGACAGTGCGCCCTTCGTCCCCAAATGCAAGGTCATCGACCCGGCGCACACCTGGGGCAACGACCACCGCGTCAGCGTGCCGTGGGACAAGACCATCATTTATGAAACCCACGTGCGCGGCATCAGCATGCGCCACCCCGGCGTGCCGGATAACGTGCGCGGTACGTTTGCCGGGCTGATGGTCGATGATGTGCTGGAACACATCCGCAAACTCGGCGTATCCACCGTCGAACTGCTGCCGATCCACGCCTTCGTCAACGATCAACACCTGCTGCACAAAGGCATGACCAATTACTGGGGCTACAACAGCATCGCCTTCTTCGCCCCGGACCCGCGTTATCTGGCCAGCGGCAAGATCGCCGAGTTCAAGGAAATGGTCGCGCACCTGCACGAAGCCAATCTCGAGGTGATTCTAGACGTGGTCTACAACCACACCGCCGAGGGCAACGAGCAAGGCCCGACCCTTTCGATGCGCGGGATCGACAACGCTTCGTACTATCGGCTGATGCCGGACGACAAGCGCTTCTACATCAACGATTCCGGCACCGGTAACACCCTCGACCTGAGCCACCCGTGCGTCTTGCAAATGGTCACCGACTCGCTGCGTTACTGGGCCAGTGAAATGCACGTCGACGGCTTCCGTTTCGACCTGGCGACCATTCTTGGCCGCTACCACGACGGTTTCGACGAACGCCACAGCTTTCTCGTGGCCTGCCGCCAGGACCCGGTACTGCGTCAGGTGAAAATGATTGCCGAGCCGTGGGACTGTGGCCCCGGTGGCTATCAGGTCGGCAACTTCCCGCCGGGGTGGGTCGAATGGAACGACAAGTTCCGCGACACCGTGCGCGCCTTCTGGAAAGGTGACGACGGCCAAGTCGCCGACTTCGCCAGCCGCATGACCGCCTCCGGGGAAATGTTCAATCAGCGTGGTCGACGGCCTTATTCATCGGTGAACTTCATCACCGCCCACGACGGTTTCACCCTCAACGATCTGGTGTCCTACAACGACAAACACAACGAGGCCAACGACGAAAACAATCAGGACGGCAGCAACAACAACCTGTCCTGGAACCACGGCGTCGAAGGCCCCACCGACGACCCCGAAATCAACGCGCTGCGCCATCGGCAGATGCGCAACTTCTTCGCTACATTGCTGCTGGCCCAAGGCACGCCGATGCTGGTGGCCGGCGACGAATTCGCCCGCACTCAGGACGGCAACAACAACGCCTATTGCCAGGACAGCGAAATCGGTTGGGTCAACTGGGACCTGAGCGAGGACGGCAAGGCGCTGCTGAAATTCGTCAAACGCCTGATCAAGCTGCGCCTGACTTACCCGATCCTGCGTCGCGGACGTTTTCTGGTCGGCGAATACAACGAAGACATCGGGGTCAAGGACGTGACCTGGCTGGCGCCGGACGCCACGGAGATGACCACCGAGCACTGGCACGATGCTCATAACCGCTGCCTGGGCATGTTGCTCGATGGCCGCGCCCAGGAAACCGGCATCCGCCGCAAGGGCGCCGACGCGACGTTGCTGCTGGTGGTCAACGCCCATCACGACATCGTCAACTTCACGCTGCCGGAAGTGCCTGAAGGCAGTTTCTGGACGTGCATGGTCGACACCAATCAGCCATCGATCCGGGGTCAGGAGCGCTTTGATTTCGGGCACGAATATTCGGTCACCGGGCGCTCGTTGCTGTTGTTCGAGTTGCAGCGCGAAGAGGAAGACTGA